A region of the Primulina eburnea isolate SZY01 chromosome 7, ASM2296580v1, whole genome shotgun sequence genome:
ATGACGCGGGAATCGAGGTAACTACTCATTcctctcctataaatagcaggtattaatgTCATTAAATGATTCTAAAAAAACCTTTGAACTTTAAAGCATCCTACGTATTTTTTCCTCAAATATTGCTTGAGTTCATCATCTTCCACCTGTTAActttagcatcggagtggctacgtcgaacacccctccggcgcccattcacgagttcttcTCATTGTTCGCAGGTGCTCTCCAGGCCATTGTCTTCGTTCAAAATTCTCAAACAttataaattattgatttgatcCGTTGGAGCTCCTTACCCGGCTCGCCCATTTCAGCTGGATCTTATCAAACAGCGTGAgtgaaatgaatattttctaGCAAATTAGAAACTGATCGGTGGTGTTATTCACCCAATTTTCAGTTTTTACCGAACAAAAGATAATCCTAGACGGAGGAAAAATGGAAAAATTAGAAAATCGTATATCCAAACCAACAAAAACTATAGAGATTTAGAGGAAAAAAGTTGTGTATTTCAGTATTGGTGCAACTTTGGAGAAGAACCCGTGGTTGAATTGAAGGGTAGCGAGCAGAAGCGTGGAAGTTGATAGAACCCGAggcaacccgaacccgaagcaacccgaaaactcctaacccgaacacgaacccgtctaacccgactcaacccgtctaacccatctaacccgaattttattaatttttttaaaaaaattaatgaaaaaaattcaaaaaaataaaaaataataataatattttaatttaaaaacataataacaaaattttcgatttaaatttgaaagtttaatcgtagaaaattaaaagtatatttactaaatcaaataaaaaattgttaaaaaattaaaaatatgcaaaataaatattaaatgatgaaaattgatcatataaatatacaataaattttgttcaaatatacaatatataaaaatattggtAATATTCACGAAAAAAAAGTTCGCGGGTCAACCCGCGACCCAATCCGACCCAACCCGAAACCCGCCTAACATGGCACTAACTCGAATccacccaacccgaacccgaaaaaccccAACCCGAACCTAATTTTTTTCGTGTTGGGTCGTATCGGATTGACGGGTCGTGTcgcattttgacacccctaaATGAGCGGATGAAAAATCACactgtaaaaaaaatataaaatgcaaAAATAATTGTGAAAGAGGGGTAAAATCGGAAACAAAAGTTGGTGGCTGTTTTTGTAtctcaattattttaaaaactaatGCATTGACCTAAACGTTAAGTTTTTGTACAATGTTTtttttgatttatttaatttatatttaaatgaaaatccaaaatataattataaaaaatataaactgATTACACTACTATTTTGatatatagataaaaaaaaatataaaaaagaaaatgaaaaaagatcaaataaaaattgaacctacAAGTTGATGTTTAAGAAATAAAGACACTGTCAAGTGAAATACAAGTgatttctttaaaattttaacattttatcgATATATgtaattattgaaatataaaatgataacaaaaattaattattctaaATATCTTAAATTtactaataatataatataaataatattgataatataatattaatagtaCAGATGTGTCCTAAGTCtgcgagaaaaaaaaaatgtaaaaacaaataattaatgCTGCTTATAAGAGAGACAATGACAGAAGAAGATGACAAATGTCAGTTGAGGAGaaaaaaaatatctggaaaACATGAGAAGCCAAATGAAAGAAGCCAATACTTATTTTTCCCGCTGATAaattatcataatttttttaaaaaaaataataaaaaatttgttgatatttatttgattttttggtttttctaatatatttaattCAAAAATCTGAAAAACTATTTGTCCACCAACCATTATATTCTGAAGAATAATCAActaaacatacaaacataaattaaaaataaaattttagtcTATTTGTGGTCTTTGTATGTGTTATAGAGTATGTTTCTTATGAGATggtttcacgaatttttatctataagacggatcaaccctactgatattcacaataaaaaaaaatactctaatcataaaaaaaaaattcataaattatccaaataagatatttgtatcACAAAATGAGACTCATGAGAccttctcacacaagtttttgcctattttatataattttaggTGTTTCTCCTTCGATTTTTCTTTCTCTAGGTGCATTTTAGCTTTTTTAAGtaaatattttgtgagacgattccatgaaattttatttttgaaataaataaactatgttcatgtttataataaaaaaaaaaactaatacaaaaaacaatattttttattagtGATACAAGTTTATTTCACAAAATTAatctgaaaataaaaatcatcttTCTATGATATTATCTTCTaagaatttttatttgtttgtcCACTTTACTGTCTACATGTGTACGAAGTGTTCATCGGTTGGTTCGATTTTGTTTTCGTTTTTTTATTTcgattttttcaatttttgattttaaaaatatataatccgatatccgaatcatttttcttcggttcagTTCGATTTTCTACCAAAACGATTTGATTATTTTGATCGATTATTtcaattttgatataattatttaaattaataatatacccatatatatatatatatatatatatatatatattataaaatataatatattaaatttctaTATTTCAATTTTCTTGTATGTACAAAAGAAAACATAGCTGCTACTCCATAAAATATCCTTTCGAGTTTCGAGGACTCCTCCACACAGCTTTTTCTATTATGATTTATTGACTTACTTAATTTtacaatttattaaattaattatataatttactCGATACAAATGGCGCTCTTTCaggtataaaataaaataaaaaacggACTCATTCGGCTGACTTATATAATTTCCCTGCTGTTCAGTATTTGGCGACAATTATAACTTCAATCATACACCAAACAAATACGATATACAgcaatttaaatttatttatattttattgtatATCAAAATGATATGTGTTTGTTAGAATAATGAATTTGAGAGaagaatataaatttttttaataaacattttttatatcttatttaaaaaattttaaaaatggtaTTGCCAAATTTAAACGTAAATTAATACTACTAAATATTATTAATCTTCGGattttcaaattatatattaattaattttaatatataaagaactttaatttttttttcccgctgaattatattatattaataaaaattaataaacatATCCTTTTTTAGCAATATTAACAAGATAACTTTCCCCTAGCCAAAAAAAAACGAAGAGAAAACCCTATTAGGTCGGCAGCGTCTCGGGTTTCCATGCTAAATCACCAGACGCGAAATCCGATAGCTCAAACAACCGATCCAACACCGCGAATTCATCGCCGCATCCCTCCGCCTCCCCTATCCCGAGCATTAACTGGTCGTACCCCGGAATCTCGCCTTCGAATCCCCAAGTCTCACCGCCAAGCTCCGACATCTCCGACTCAGCTCGAACCAGCTGAGCTTCCACATCCGGCGACGAAGAAGTCGTTGGCGGCAGCCCAAGCTCGTCGTCAGACGCCTCCAGCAAATACCCCAGCACCGGCTGCTTATCACCGGGATCAGAAGTCACATCCAAAGACGCCGGAGAACTCCTAATCTCCTCCTCGAAGCTCCTCATGTAAAAGTCCAGATCTTCAACCTCGGCGCAACAGTCAGCCTCGTCATCCTCCAGGAGATTCTCCCGCAGTTTTTTCACCTCCGGCGAGTCGATCTCCGCCTGGAACGAGTCCTCCTCCGACTCATCCCGCGGACGCTTCTTCATCTTCGAATCCTCCATTATGTCATGCGcgcaaaatcaaaatcaaaatcaaacgaaaCCTCAACAAACTGCACTGCACTGCACTGCAATTCTTTGTTGTgttctttaattaatttgtaGAGAGAGAAAATGAACGTTGGAGCGGTGGAGAGAGGGGGGAGCGGTGTCGTATTTATAATAGGGGAAATGATATGACGTCAGAGTGGTTGTGGGCCCGCGATGATATCACGGACGCCTCGGTATTCGGGTGCGGAACCTTTTATTTAATGGGATTTAAATATTTGTTTGGAGTCCGTCATAATGTGGGACCAAATCACTATGTTAACTTCTTGTGCGACACGTTACTTTTGTCATGCAGACAAATCtccaaaaaatataataaatattatgaaaatagatttttttattataagatTTTACGAAATCTTTATAGGTGagttatattaattttatcgatatttataataaaaaataaaaatttagtataaaaaataatattttttttaaattactcatataaaatatatgtctcaAAAAATACAAAACGTgtgatcgtctcacacaaatttttgccttattattatgttataaattataaattaatcaCTTTAAGATATAATATTATATGCATATAATTTAGTTTTAATAATTGAACTCTTTATTCGATAATAaatcttaataaaaatttaaagttttataatattttataataaaattgtTTGTTAGGCCGGTTTCAATTTGAACATGTacacttttaattaattaattaattaattaagaattAGAATCGTCTTTTTTTGAATTACTGCCGAAGATATAATATTGTTTTAGAATTAGAATTGTCTTTTTTTACTTGGCAAGATataatattgtttttttaatttatttgcgCGACCTTAATATATTACAgataaatgaaatatatattttgtatCAGATTATGGAgattatgttatttttttacGCGACTTTAATATATACTTTAAGCTTTgtcatattataatattttggaAGCATATAAATGAAATATATCTTAAATGATACCATATATATTGTACAAATTACTCAATATATATGAGACAAATACGACGTTGATTTAACATCAATGTGTGTAATTTTACAAAACTTTcgatatgaaaaatatttaatattacaaaaattaaaattaaaatttgacaaCATTAATAATCAAAATCgacaaatatatattaaaaaatgaagtttccttattaattttatttacgaGTTTATTCGAGATTTTATCGAGACTAAACGAGCttgataaatatgaattataaatttatatttaaataaactaattaaaatatatattatataattagaaaaatataataatctTTTTAAGATTTGTAATTttagttaataaataaatttaatatattttttatattatttccaTAAGTAAATTgtaaattttataaatcaaatatcaactattttttttctttaaccaAGAGCGACTCATGAACCTACTAACGAATTAGTTCACGAGCTAAAGAGCTCAATATTATAAAGTTTGAGTTCGGTTAGTCCATCCTAACGACAATCATTAAACGAACTTGAATTGAATCGAGTTTTAAATATGTCACAAACAACTTTGATGTATATTTACATCcttaaatttatctttaaaaaacaaaacataAACAGAAATTGAAAACTGATGGCACTAAAATCTctcattaatttttaaaattacaatatAACCATAATTTACTTATAATCATTGcaaatttcagtatgattatctgttgtttaaaattatgatattactcatatttaatataaatcaattaattaaaaaattgtaTAAACACACAACGTGTGTGTCGGTCCGctaataggcaaaaacttgtgtgagacggtctcacgggtcgaatttatgagacggatcttttatttgggttatccatgaaaaagtataattttttatgctaaaagtattactttttattatgtatatgggtagggttgacccgtctcacagatcaatatccgtgagacggtctcacatgagactcactcccgCTAATATAGGTGATGGTTGAAGAAAAATGTTAAAACATACGAGTCGTCGAatattaaagacatcaaaagAACCACCCTTAGGCTTCGACGCGCTTCAATCAcatctattttttaaaataataaaatagttttattttttaaaatattttcagctccatgctaaaaattaaaaatataacaaCCCTCACAAATCACATTCAATTCACGTCTATTggtttatttattattgtaagTTATAAAATAATGCAACTTTAAggtaaaattcgaaaattttaaaattatgtcgaatatttagttgatattattTGACTTGCGATTTATCCTAAAAATCTATTATTgtgaattttgaaaaaaataatcaattgattgaaatatttaataattacttATGTTGTAATTATTATTAGACTTGCGTTTTTCAGTTAGAAATTAACAAAAAATTGAATACATACAAGATTTGAAAGGATACTAAGagaatgaaaaaaataaaaaataaaaactatcaaataatttttaaataaaaaaaacagacATCGACGAGTAAGGAACATACAACAATTACAGTTTAAGAATGACCAAAATATCGGTTTCAACCAAAATAACCGAccaaacataattaatttgaaaattcggttcggttattcgGAAGTTCGGttttagtttttaaaaatatcaattaCTTATGtttggttttattttttatataaaattccGGATGACATAATTTTTAccaatttttaataaaattagttTATTGGGAAATAAAACTcgaattaaatttatattttttaattaataaatgtaatttcatttaattcaattttcatATTATACATTTCAAATTAAAACTTGATTTTtagatataaaaattctaaaaatttGGTTAATTCCATTATCGACCGgaataacatatttttttttcccgATTTTCATAATAATATTCAGCTGATTCGATTTGTCGAAAACAAAATtcgattaataaaattttagaaaattaagTTCGATTTTAACAAAAAACCGAGGTACATGTCACGTGTAATGTACTGATGCTAAAAGGAAATATGTCACGACCACATGCTAATCATATACGACATCGTTTTCCCTCGCCTCCACCGACTctacctttttttttcttttctttttttcaaaAGTACGATAGCAATGTGTCAAGATTTTACAAGATGGAATTGGTTTGCAATTATTATAAAGTTGTGTTCATTAAAAATAGGGAAAACAAATTTCaattaattataaaagtaaacatgatatttcatttttttacaattttgttTATTTCATATATTTAATAGCGGTGTATAAATTTCTTTTCattgttaatttttaaaaaatttttaaaataaattaagagTGCAAGAAACAAATCTAAATTCGATTAATTacaattttttccaaaaatataaGAAATATCAGCTTATTACGTACAGATCCATAAATTCCAGAAATTCATGCTTTTTTTCGAAGTCAAGCCTGGAAGAAAATTAAAACctattatatttataaatttagaCTAGATTCTACGTTTCAAAAGGGAAGTATGCAATAAAATCTTGCAAGCAAAAGCACACACGACATACTAACAATATTGAACGAGTAAGATAATAATAttcaagaatatatatatatatatatatatatatatagtcttCTGGATGGTGTCGTGCAGGTCGGGCAGAGGTTTAGTACGGATCTGCATGGATAAACATAAGTTAAAGGGTGacaaacttatatatatatatatatatatatatatatatatatatatgatacaaCGAAAAAATTACTTAGGGTCCGATCCGGTGAGCAAAATCTTCCTGATGGCGTCATGCGGGTCGAGCAGAACTTTAGTACGGATCTGCACATATGGATATAAGTTAGATGTGTCGAACATATTTTGGACGTAGTTTTTCCGATGCTTATTAAGTCAATAATTAGACAAAACAAAAGTCTGCGATAAAAGTTGAGTTGAAGTGAATGTGTAGAATCATGAGATGTAACTGCTATTTATAGACTTAGGAGGAACTAGATATCTTCTATAGAAAGAACTTTGGTAAGCTTTGTTCCTTTGGATTCATGATTTGTTATTGGATTTCTAAGGTCTAGAAAATTCGAATTATGTAACCGACTGCATGTAATCTAGAGTTtactaaaatatgtgtttaattattttaaagcttTAAAGGAATGATTATTGCATGGTTATGTATGTCAtttcatgtttttatttaaagtttcatgcatttgGGCTTTAAGTTACTTTTCGCTGCTCAAACGATAACGAAGAAGGGGATATcaggaaaaatgtttttattaaataattactttgaattaatttaatatatggtgtattaaaggagaatttcgaaaatggaccttggttgggtatttttactcgtcggCCGTATTTTAAACTTGTACGCAAATTTTAATGAGCCAgagaaatttttgaggattaatgccatattttcaaaaacatacataaacgaaatatttttcgggagtgttttTGGGCTGGACgagtttaatttatttaataggcccaaaataatttttatccCTTTAATTTTCATTAGACCCATTAGTACATAATTGTTTCTACTTAAAATTTTCAAGCATTCGGCCGCCCCTCCCCTTCAGCAGCCACACAAGTTATCCCTTGGTTTTGCAAATAAATCTCTTCATGTCTCTCCGGTGCTCGTCCAACGAGCAGTAATCCACGGTTTCGAGCAttcaaaggcacgccataaaaTCTTGTTTTGCTCATCATTCATGCTACTTATTGCTGATATGTGTGTGTTTGCATGAGAAATTATTTAATCAAGTAATTGGTAGCGTTTTTTTAGGGTTGACATTAAATAAGAACATTTTTGGCTTGTAACTCACGTTTTTCTTGTTGTCATGTAAGGGGTTGCTGGTTTGTGTTGCTAGGGGGCTGAACACGTCGAGGGTTAAGGTGTGTGAGTGCTAGGAGTCGAAATTTGGATGAACCATGGTGAGGTCCGATCGAACTTAGGCTATATTTGTGAGGTTTGCGACTAGTTTGGGCTTGGGGTTGAGAACGGACTGTAGAGGAGCCTATCCATGCCACGGTGCAGTCCTAAGGGGGTTGAGACGTGGCCTAGGAGGGCTCAACAGCGGCTGGTCATGTTGTAGGGGTCATTCATTGCACTTGTGCCGAGTAGAGTCGATGTTGGGCTTGTCACGAGTGAATCGCGTGGGATGGCTTTCTTGGGTAGTATGCGTGGCTAGGTTTGGTTCAGTAGGGTGTCCTTGGCATGATCTTAGTCCTAGTTGGTGTTGGCTCAAGGCTGGTTCGAGTCGATTAGCCCTAAGATCGAAATAT
Encoded here:
- the LOC140836135 gene encoding uncharacterized protein; this encodes MEDSKMKKRPRDESEEDSFQAEIDSPEVKKLRENLLEDDEADCCAEVEDLDFYMRSFEEEIRSSPASLDVTSDPGDKQPVLGYLLEASDDELGLPPTTSSSPDVEAQLVRAESEMSELGGETWGFEGEIPGYDQLMLGIGEAEGCGDEFAVLDRLFELSDFASGDLAWKPETLPT